Proteins from one Mixophyes fleayi isolate aMixFle1 chromosome 9, aMixFle1.hap1, whole genome shotgun sequence genomic window:
- the SEPTIN6 gene encoding septin-6 isoform X4 produces the protein MLEISEMSLALTPFLEIIAVPIGYRLLIVYIGTQLQPIQFRCISHPCKSSAVFKTSDNRALGDGGRSLPLSGHVGFDSLPDQLVNKSINHGFCFNILCVGETGLGKSTLMDTLFNTKFEGEQTSHSQPGVQLKSSTYDLTESNVRLKMTIVSSEGFGDQINKEDSYKSIIEFIDSQFEAYLQEELKIKRVFHNYHDSRIHACLYFIAPTGHSLKSLDLVTMKKLDSKVNIIPVIAKSDAISKSELTKFKIKITSELVSNGVQIYQFPTDDETVAEINGTMNAHLPFAVVGSTEEAKIGNKMMKVRQYPWGTVQVENETHCDFVKLREMLIRVNMEDLREQTHTRHYELYRRCKLEEMGFKDTDPDSKPFSLQETYEAKRNEFLGELQKKEEEMRQMFVQRVKEKEAELKEAEKELHEKFDRLKKLHQDEKKKLEDKKKSLDDELNEFKKRKTATELLQSQAQQAGGSQTLKREKERKN, from the exons ATGTTGGAAATATCAGAGATGTCTCTGGCGTTAACCCCCTTCCTTGAGATTATTGCTGTCCCCATAGGATATCGTTTGCTGATCGTTTACATTGGGACCCAGCTACAGCCTATCCAGTTTCGCTGCATTTCTCATCCAT GCAAATCCAGTGCGGTATTCAAGACTTCTGATAACAGAGCCCTG GGTGACGGGGGCCGCAGTCTTCCTCTCTCTGGACATGTGGGATTTGACAGCCTGCCGGACCAGCTGGTTAACAAATCGATAAATCATGGGTTTTGTTTTAATATCCTCTGTGTGG gtGAGACGGGTCTTGGAAAATCAACTCTTATGGATACATTATTTAATACTAAGTTTGAAGGGGAACAAACATCTCACTCTCAGCCTGGGGTTCAGCTGAAATCGAGTACATACGATCTAACTGAAAGCAATGTACGTCTGAAAATGACCATTGTCAGCTCTGAAGGGTTTGGAGACCAAATTAATAAAGAAGACAG CTACAAGTCCATCATTGAATTTATTGACTCCCAGTTTGAGGCATACCTACAGGAAGAGCTGAAGATTAAAAGAGTTTTTCATAATTACCATGACTCTCGTATTCATGCTTGCCTCTACTTTATCGCCCCCACGGGTCACTCCCTAAAATCTCTGGATCTGGTCACTATGAAGAAGTTGGACAGTAAG GTCAACATCATTCCAGTTATTGCCAAGTCTGATGCCATTTCAAAGAGTGAGCTGACAAAATTCAAGATTAAAATCACCAGTGAGCTGGTTAGTAATGGGGTGCAGATCTACCAGTTTCCCACCGACGATGAGACCGTGGCAGAAATAAATGGGACAATGAAT GCTCACTTACCGTTTGCAGTGGTTGGGAGTACAGAGGAAGCCAAAATAGGAAACAAAATGATGAAGGTTCGGCAGTACCCATGGGGAACTGTACAAG TTGAAAATGAAACTCATTGTGATTTTGTCAAGTTGCGAGAGATGCTGATACGGGTAAACATGGAGGATCTGCGTGAGCAAACACACACACGTCATTATGAGCTGTACCGAAGGTGCAAGTTGGAGGAAATGGGGTTCAAAGACACTGACCCCGACAGCAAGCCATTCAG CTTGCAGGAGACATATGAAGCAAAAAGAAATGAATTTCTGGGAGAATTGCAGAAGAAAGAGGAAGAGATGAGACAGATGTTTGTACAAAGGGTAAAAGAGAAGGAAGCCGAGTTGAAAGAAGCAGAAAAAGAG CTCCATGAAAAGTTTGACCGCCTGAAGAAGCTACATCAAGACGAGAAGAAAAAGCTGGAAGACAAGAAGAAAAGCCTTGACGATGAGCTCAATGAATTTAAGAAGCGAAAGACTGCAACAGAATTACTCCAGTCCCAAGCACAGCAAGCAGGAGGATCACAGACcctaaaaagagaaaaagagagaaaaaa TTAA
- the SEPTIN6 gene encoding septin-6 isoform X5: protein MAATEIARQMGDGGRSLPLSGHVGFDSLPDQLVNKSINHGFCFNILCVGETGLGKSTLMDTLFNTKFEGEQTSHSQPGVQLKSSTYDLTESNVRLKMTIVSSEGFGDQINKEDSYKSIIEFIDSQFEAYLQEELKIKRVFHNYHDSRIHACLYFIAPTGHSLKSLDLVTMKKLDSKVNIIPVIAKSDAISKSELTKFKIKITSELVSNGVQIYQFPTDDETVAEINGTMNAHLPFAVVGSTEEAKIGNKMMKVRQYPWGTVQVENETHCDFVKLREMLIRVNMEDLREQTHTRHYELYRRCKLEEMGFKDTDPDSKPFSLQETYEAKRNEFLGELQKKEEEMRQMFVQRVKEKEAELKEAEKELHEKFDRLKKLHQDEKKKLEDKKKSLDDELNEFKKRKTATELLQSQAQQAGGSQTLKREKERKNNPWLCTE from the exons GGTGACGGGGGCCGCAGTCTTCCTCTCTCTGGACATGTGGGATTTGACAGCCTGCCGGACCAGCTGGTTAACAAATCGATAAATCATGGGTTTTGTTTTAATATCCTCTGTGTGG gtGAGACGGGTCTTGGAAAATCAACTCTTATGGATACATTATTTAATACTAAGTTTGAAGGGGAACAAACATCTCACTCTCAGCCTGGGGTTCAGCTGAAATCGAGTACATACGATCTAACTGAAAGCAATGTACGTCTGAAAATGACCATTGTCAGCTCTGAAGGGTTTGGAGACCAAATTAATAAAGAAGACAG CTACAAGTCCATCATTGAATTTATTGACTCCCAGTTTGAGGCATACCTACAGGAAGAGCTGAAGATTAAAAGAGTTTTTCATAATTACCATGACTCTCGTATTCATGCTTGCCTCTACTTTATCGCCCCCACGGGTCACTCCCTAAAATCTCTGGATCTGGTCACTATGAAGAAGTTGGACAGTAAG GTCAACATCATTCCAGTTATTGCCAAGTCTGATGCCATTTCAAAGAGTGAGCTGACAAAATTCAAGATTAAAATCACCAGTGAGCTGGTTAGTAATGGGGTGCAGATCTACCAGTTTCCCACCGACGATGAGACCGTGGCAGAAATAAATGGGACAATGAAT GCTCACTTACCGTTTGCAGTGGTTGGGAGTACAGAGGAAGCCAAAATAGGAAACAAAATGATGAAGGTTCGGCAGTACCCATGGGGAACTGTACAAG TTGAAAATGAAACTCATTGTGATTTTGTCAAGTTGCGAGAGATGCTGATACGGGTAAACATGGAGGATCTGCGTGAGCAAACACACACACGTCATTATGAGCTGTACCGAAGGTGCAAGTTGGAGGAAATGGGGTTCAAAGACACTGACCCCGACAGCAAGCCATTCAG CTTGCAGGAGACATATGAAGCAAAAAGAAATGAATTTCTGGGAGAATTGCAGAAGAAAGAGGAAGAGATGAGACAGATGTTTGTACAAAGGGTAAAAGAGAAGGAAGCCGAGTTGAAAGAAGCAGAAAAAGAG CTCCATGAAAAGTTTGACCGCCTGAAGAAGCTACATCAAGACGAGAAGAAAAAGCTGGAAGACAAGAAGAAAAGCCTTGACGATGAGCTCAATGAATTTAAGAAGCGAAAGACTGCAACAGAATTACTCCAGTCCCAAGCACAGCAAGCAGGAGGATCACAGACcctaaaaagagaaaaagagagaaaaaa
- the SEPTIN6 gene encoding septin-6 isoform X1, translating into MLEISEMSLALTPFLEIIAVPIGYRLLIVYIGTQLQPIQFRCISHPCKSSAVFKTSDNRALGDGGRSLPLSGHVGFDSLPDQLVNKSINHGFCFNILCVGETGLGKSTLMDTLFNTKFEGEQTSHSQPGVQLKSSTYDLTESNVRLKMTIVSSEGFGDQINKEDSYKSIIEFIDSQFEAYLQEELKIKRVFHNYHDSRIHACLYFIAPTGHSLKSLDLVTMKKLDSKVNIIPVIAKSDAISKSELTKFKIKITSELVSNGVQIYQFPTDDETVAEINGTMNAHLPFAVVGSTEEAKIGNKMMKVRQYPWGTVQVENETHCDFVKLREMLIRVNMEDLREQTHTRHYELYRRCKLEEMGFKDTDPDSKPFSLQETYEAKRNEFLGELQKKEEEMRQMFVQRVKEKEAELKEAEKELHEKFDRLKKLHQDEKKKLEDKKKSLDDELNEFKKRKTATELLQSQAQQAGGSQTLKREKERKNNPWLCTE; encoded by the exons ATGTTGGAAATATCAGAGATGTCTCTGGCGTTAACCCCCTTCCTTGAGATTATTGCTGTCCCCATAGGATATCGTTTGCTGATCGTTTACATTGGGACCCAGCTACAGCCTATCCAGTTTCGCTGCATTTCTCATCCAT GCAAATCCAGTGCGGTATTCAAGACTTCTGATAACAGAGCCCTG GGTGACGGGGGCCGCAGTCTTCCTCTCTCTGGACATGTGGGATTTGACAGCCTGCCGGACCAGCTGGTTAACAAATCGATAAATCATGGGTTTTGTTTTAATATCCTCTGTGTGG gtGAGACGGGTCTTGGAAAATCAACTCTTATGGATACATTATTTAATACTAAGTTTGAAGGGGAACAAACATCTCACTCTCAGCCTGGGGTTCAGCTGAAATCGAGTACATACGATCTAACTGAAAGCAATGTACGTCTGAAAATGACCATTGTCAGCTCTGAAGGGTTTGGAGACCAAATTAATAAAGAAGACAG CTACAAGTCCATCATTGAATTTATTGACTCCCAGTTTGAGGCATACCTACAGGAAGAGCTGAAGATTAAAAGAGTTTTTCATAATTACCATGACTCTCGTATTCATGCTTGCCTCTACTTTATCGCCCCCACGGGTCACTCCCTAAAATCTCTGGATCTGGTCACTATGAAGAAGTTGGACAGTAAG GTCAACATCATTCCAGTTATTGCCAAGTCTGATGCCATTTCAAAGAGTGAGCTGACAAAATTCAAGATTAAAATCACCAGTGAGCTGGTTAGTAATGGGGTGCAGATCTACCAGTTTCCCACCGACGATGAGACCGTGGCAGAAATAAATGGGACAATGAAT GCTCACTTACCGTTTGCAGTGGTTGGGAGTACAGAGGAAGCCAAAATAGGAAACAAAATGATGAAGGTTCGGCAGTACCCATGGGGAACTGTACAAG TTGAAAATGAAACTCATTGTGATTTTGTCAAGTTGCGAGAGATGCTGATACGGGTAAACATGGAGGATCTGCGTGAGCAAACACACACACGTCATTATGAGCTGTACCGAAGGTGCAAGTTGGAGGAAATGGGGTTCAAAGACACTGACCCCGACAGCAAGCCATTCAG CTTGCAGGAGACATATGAAGCAAAAAGAAATGAATTTCTGGGAGAATTGCAGAAGAAAGAGGAAGAGATGAGACAGATGTTTGTACAAAGGGTAAAAGAGAAGGAAGCCGAGTTGAAAGAAGCAGAAAAAGAG CTCCATGAAAAGTTTGACCGCCTGAAGAAGCTACATCAAGACGAGAAGAAAAAGCTGGAAGACAAGAAGAAAAGCCTTGACGATGAGCTCAATGAATTTAAGAAGCGAAAGACTGCAACAGAATTACTCCAGTCCCAAGCACAGCAAGCAGGAGGATCACAGACcctaaaaagagaaaaagagagaaaaaa
- the SEPTIN6 gene encoding septin-6 isoform X6, giving the protein MDTLFNTKFEGEQTSHSQPGVQLKSSTYDLTESNVRLKMTIVSSEGFGDQINKEDSYKSIIEFIDSQFEAYLQEELKIKRVFHNYHDSRIHACLYFIAPTGHSLKSLDLVTMKKLDSKVNIIPVIAKSDAISKSELTKFKIKITSELVSNGVQIYQFPTDDETVAEINGTMNAHLPFAVVGSTEEAKIGNKMMKVRQYPWGTVQVENETHCDFVKLREMLIRVNMEDLREQTHTRHYELYRRCKLEEMGFKDTDPDSKPFSLQETYEAKRNEFLGELQKKEEEMRQMFVQRVKEKEAELKEAEKELHEKFDRLKKLHQDEKKKLEDKKKSLDDELNEFKKRKTATELLQSQAQQAGGSQTLKREKERKNNPWLCTE; this is encoded by the exons ATGGATACATTATTTAATACTAAGTTTGAAGGGGAACAAACATCTCACTCTCAGCCTGGGGTTCAGCTGAAATCGAGTACATACGATCTAACTGAAAGCAATGTACGTCTGAAAATGACCATTGTCAGCTCTGAAGGGTTTGGAGACCAAATTAATAAAGAAGACAG CTACAAGTCCATCATTGAATTTATTGACTCCCAGTTTGAGGCATACCTACAGGAAGAGCTGAAGATTAAAAGAGTTTTTCATAATTACCATGACTCTCGTATTCATGCTTGCCTCTACTTTATCGCCCCCACGGGTCACTCCCTAAAATCTCTGGATCTGGTCACTATGAAGAAGTTGGACAGTAAG GTCAACATCATTCCAGTTATTGCCAAGTCTGATGCCATTTCAAAGAGTGAGCTGACAAAATTCAAGATTAAAATCACCAGTGAGCTGGTTAGTAATGGGGTGCAGATCTACCAGTTTCCCACCGACGATGAGACCGTGGCAGAAATAAATGGGACAATGAAT GCTCACTTACCGTTTGCAGTGGTTGGGAGTACAGAGGAAGCCAAAATAGGAAACAAAATGATGAAGGTTCGGCAGTACCCATGGGGAACTGTACAAG TTGAAAATGAAACTCATTGTGATTTTGTCAAGTTGCGAGAGATGCTGATACGGGTAAACATGGAGGATCTGCGTGAGCAAACACACACACGTCATTATGAGCTGTACCGAAGGTGCAAGTTGGAGGAAATGGGGTTCAAAGACACTGACCCCGACAGCAAGCCATTCAG CTTGCAGGAGACATATGAAGCAAAAAGAAATGAATTTCTGGGAGAATTGCAGAAGAAAGAGGAAGAGATGAGACAGATGTTTGTACAAAGGGTAAAAGAGAAGGAAGCCGAGTTGAAAGAAGCAGAAAAAGAG CTCCATGAAAAGTTTGACCGCCTGAAGAAGCTACATCAAGACGAGAAGAAAAAGCTGGAAGACAAGAAGAAAAGCCTTGACGATGAGCTCAATGAATTTAAGAAGCGAAAGACTGCAACAGAATTACTCCAGTCCCAAGCACAGCAAGCAGGAGGATCACAGACcctaaaaagagaaaaagagagaaaaaa
- the SEPTIN6 gene encoding septin-6 isoform X3 encodes MLEISEMSLALTPFLEIIAVPIGYRLLIVYIGTQLQPIQFRCISHPCKSSAVFKTSDNRALGDGGRSLPLSGHVGFDSLPDQLVNKSINHGFCFNILCVGETGLGKSTLMDTLFNTKFEGEQTSHSQPGVQLKSSTYDLTESNVRLKMTIVSSEGFGDQINKEDSYKSIIEFIDSQFEAYLQEELKIKRVFHNYHDSRIHACLYFIAPTGHSLKSLDLVTMKKLDSKVNIIPVIAKSDAISKSELTKFKIKITSELVSNGVQIYQFPTDDETVAEINGTMNAHLPFAVVGSTEEAKIGNKMMKVRQYPWGTVQVENETHCDFVKLREMLIRVNMEDLREQTHTRHYELYRRCKLEEMGFKDTDPDSKPFSLQETYEAKRNEFLGELQKKEEEMRQMFVQRVKEKEAELKEAEKELHEKFDRLKKLHQDEKKKLEDKKKSLDDELNEFKKRKTATELLQSQAQQAGGSQTLKREKERKNFF; translated from the exons ATGTTGGAAATATCAGAGATGTCTCTGGCGTTAACCCCCTTCCTTGAGATTATTGCTGTCCCCATAGGATATCGTTTGCTGATCGTTTACATTGGGACCCAGCTACAGCCTATCCAGTTTCGCTGCATTTCTCATCCAT GCAAATCCAGTGCGGTATTCAAGACTTCTGATAACAGAGCCCTG GGTGACGGGGGCCGCAGTCTTCCTCTCTCTGGACATGTGGGATTTGACAGCCTGCCGGACCAGCTGGTTAACAAATCGATAAATCATGGGTTTTGTTTTAATATCCTCTGTGTGG gtGAGACGGGTCTTGGAAAATCAACTCTTATGGATACATTATTTAATACTAAGTTTGAAGGGGAACAAACATCTCACTCTCAGCCTGGGGTTCAGCTGAAATCGAGTACATACGATCTAACTGAAAGCAATGTACGTCTGAAAATGACCATTGTCAGCTCTGAAGGGTTTGGAGACCAAATTAATAAAGAAGACAG CTACAAGTCCATCATTGAATTTATTGACTCCCAGTTTGAGGCATACCTACAGGAAGAGCTGAAGATTAAAAGAGTTTTTCATAATTACCATGACTCTCGTATTCATGCTTGCCTCTACTTTATCGCCCCCACGGGTCACTCCCTAAAATCTCTGGATCTGGTCACTATGAAGAAGTTGGACAGTAAG GTCAACATCATTCCAGTTATTGCCAAGTCTGATGCCATTTCAAAGAGTGAGCTGACAAAATTCAAGATTAAAATCACCAGTGAGCTGGTTAGTAATGGGGTGCAGATCTACCAGTTTCCCACCGACGATGAGACCGTGGCAGAAATAAATGGGACAATGAAT GCTCACTTACCGTTTGCAGTGGTTGGGAGTACAGAGGAAGCCAAAATAGGAAACAAAATGATGAAGGTTCGGCAGTACCCATGGGGAACTGTACAAG TTGAAAATGAAACTCATTGTGATTTTGTCAAGTTGCGAGAGATGCTGATACGGGTAAACATGGAGGATCTGCGTGAGCAAACACACACACGTCATTATGAGCTGTACCGAAGGTGCAAGTTGGAGGAAATGGGGTTCAAAGACACTGACCCCGACAGCAAGCCATTCAG CTTGCAGGAGACATATGAAGCAAAAAGAAATGAATTTCTGGGAGAATTGCAGAAGAAAGAGGAAGAGATGAGACAGATGTTTGTACAAAGGGTAAAAGAGAAGGAAGCCGAGTTGAAAGAAGCAGAAAAAGAG CTCCATGAAAAGTTTGACCGCCTGAAGAAGCTACATCAAGACGAGAAGAAAAAGCTGGAAGACAAGAAGAAAAGCCTTGACGATGAGCTCAATGAATTTAAGAAGCGAAAGACTGCAACAGAATTACTCCAGTCCCAAGCACAGCAAGCAGGAGGATCACAGACcctaaaaagagaaaaagagagaaaaaa
- the SEPTIN6 gene encoding septin-6 isoform X2, whose protein sequence is MLEISEMSLALTPFLEIIAVPIGYRLLIVYIGTQLQPIQFRCISHPCKSSAVFKTSDNRALGDGGRSLPLSGHVGFDSLPDQLVNKSINHGFCFNILCVGETGLGKSTLMDTLFNTKFEGEQTSHSQPGVQLKSSTYDLTESNVRLKMTIVSSEGFGDQINKEDSYKSIIEFIDSQFEAYLQEELKIKRVFHNYHDSRIHACLYFIAPTGHSLKSLDLVTMKKLDSKVNIIPVIAKSDAISKSELTKFKIKITSELVSNGVQIYQFPTDDETVAEINGTMNAHLPFAVVGSTEEAKIGNKMMKVRQYPWGTVQVENETHCDFVKLREMLIRVNMEDLREQTHTRHYELYRRCKLEEMGFKDTDPDSKPFSLQETYEAKRNEFLGELQKKEEEMRQMFVQRVKEKEAELKEAEKELHEKFDRLKKLHQDEKKKLEDKKKSLDDELNEFKKRKTATELLQSQAQQAGGSQTLKREKERKNSGFL, encoded by the exons ATGTTGGAAATATCAGAGATGTCTCTGGCGTTAACCCCCTTCCTTGAGATTATTGCTGTCCCCATAGGATATCGTTTGCTGATCGTTTACATTGGGACCCAGCTACAGCCTATCCAGTTTCGCTGCATTTCTCATCCAT GCAAATCCAGTGCGGTATTCAAGACTTCTGATAACAGAGCCCTG GGTGACGGGGGCCGCAGTCTTCCTCTCTCTGGACATGTGGGATTTGACAGCCTGCCGGACCAGCTGGTTAACAAATCGATAAATCATGGGTTTTGTTTTAATATCCTCTGTGTGG gtGAGACGGGTCTTGGAAAATCAACTCTTATGGATACATTATTTAATACTAAGTTTGAAGGGGAACAAACATCTCACTCTCAGCCTGGGGTTCAGCTGAAATCGAGTACATACGATCTAACTGAAAGCAATGTACGTCTGAAAATGACCATTGTCAGCTCTGAAGGGTTTGGAGACCAAATTAATAAAGAAGACAG CTACAAGTCCATCATTGAATTTATTGACTCCCAGTTTGAGGCATACCTACAGGAAGAGCTGAAGATTAAAAGAGTTTTTCATAATTACCATGACTCTCGTATTCATGCTTGCCTCTACTTTATCGCCCCCACGGGTCACTCCCTAAAATCTCTGGATCTGGTCACTATGAAGAAGTTGGACAGTAAG GTCAACATCATTCCAGTTATTGCCAAGTCTGATGCCATTTCAAAGAGTGAGCTGACAAAATTCAAGATTAAAATCACCAGTGAGCTGGTTAGTAATGGGGTGCAGATCTACCAGTTTCCCACCGACGATGAGACCGTGGCAGAAATAAATGGGACAATGAAT GCTCACTTACCGTTTGCAGTGGTTGGGAGTACAGAGGAAGCCAAAATAGGAAACAAAATGATGAAGGTTCGGCAGTACCCATGGGGAACTGTACAAG TTGAAAATGAAACTCATTGTGATTTTGTCAAGTTGCGAGAGATGCTGATACGGGTAAACATGGAGGATCTGCGTGAGCAAACACACACACGTCATTATGAGCTGTACCGAAGGTGCAAGTTGGAGGAAATGGGGTTCAAAGACACTGACCCCGACAGCAAGCCATTCAG CTTGCAGGAGACATATGAAGCAAAAAGAAATGAATTTCTGGGAGAATTGCAGAAGAAAGAGGAAGAGATGAGACAGATGTTTGTACAAAGGGTAAAAGAGAAGGAAGCCGAGTTGAAAGAAGCAGAAAAAGAG CTCCATGAAAAGTTTGACCGCCTGAAGAAGCTACATCAAGACGAGAAGAAAAAGCTGGAAGACAAGAAGAAAAGCCTTGACGATGAGCTCAATGAATTTAAGAAGCGAAAGACTGCAACAGAATTACTCCAGTCCCAAGCACAGCAAGCAGGAGGATCACAGACcctaaaaagagaaaaagagagaaaaaa